The sequence below is a genomic window from Rhodococcus sp. 4CII.
CCTCGACCTCACCCAGGACGTCGAACTGGCGATGGAGTTCGGGTACACGAGCCTGGCGTTGCGGTCGATGTTCGGTACCAACAACGGGATCGCCGGCCAGGTGCTGGTGAATTTCGGTACGGACGAACAGAAGTCGGAATGGCTCGAGCGCATCGCGTCGGGTGACGTGGTCGCGTCGTTCGCGCTGACCGAGCCGGAGGCCGGGTCGAACCCGGCGGGCCTGACCACCCGCGCCGTTCTGAAGGACGGTTCGTGGACGATCAACGGCACCAAGCGGTTCATCACCAACGCCCCGCTGGCCGACCTGTTCGTCGTCTTCGCCCGCACCCGCCCCGCCGACGAAACCGGAACCGGCATCGCGGTGTTCCTGGTCCCCGCCGACACCGCCGGTGTCGTGGTCGGGCCCAAGGACAAGAAGATGGGCCAGGAGGGCGCCTGGACCGCGGAGGTTGCGTTCGACGACGTCACCGTCCCGGAATCCGCCCTGGTCGGCGGCAGCGAGGAGGCCGGCTACCGCGCCGCCATGACGTCGCTCGCCCGCGGTCGGGTGCACATCGCGGCCCTCGCCGTCGGTAGTGCTCAGCGTGCGCTCGACGAGTCCGTCGCCTTCGCGGCGGTCACGAAGCAGGGCGGCACCCCGATCGGTGACTTCCAACTGGTGCAGGCAATGATCGCTGACCAGCAGGTGGGCGTGTCCGCGGGCCGCGCGCTGGTGCGGGACGCGGCGCGCAAGTACGTCAGCGGTGAGGACCGTCGGATCTCCCCGTCCGTGGCCAAGCTGTACTGCACGGAGATGGCCGGCAAGGTCGCCGACCTCGCGGTGCAGGTCCACGGCGGCACCGGATATATGAGAGATGTTCCGGTGGAACGGATCTATCGTGAAGTCCGGCTGCTGCGCCTGTACGAGGGCACCAGCGAGATCCAGCAGCTGATCATCGGCGGCGGCCTCGTCCGCGAAGCGAAGAAAGCACTCTGAACCGATGTTCGACGCAGTGATCTGTGAACCCGTCCGCACCCCCGTCGGGGGATTCGGCGGCATGTACCGCGACGTCCCCGTCACCGCCCTCGCGTCGACGGTGCTGAAGGGCCTGATCGAGCGGACGTCGCTCACGTCCGACGACATCGACGACGTCATCTTCGGTCAGGGCTACGCCAACGGCGAGGCGGCCGCTATCGGCCGGATCGCTGCGCTCGACGCCGGCCTCGACGTCACCGTGCCCGGCATCCAACTCGACCGCCGGTGCGGCTCGGGGCTGCAGGCCGTGATCTACGCGGCCATGCAGGTGCAGACCGGGATGAGCGATCTGGTGATCGCGGGCGGCGCCGAGTCGATGAGTCAGACCGAGTTCTACAGCACCGGAATGCGCTGGGGCGTCAAG
It includes:
- a CDS encoding acyl-CoA dehydrogenase family protein codes for the protein MAEREVSDEDFKDILAQTRAFIQKEVIPRENEIAEKDLIPDDIRRKAADMGLFGYAIPQQWGGLGLDLTQDVELAMEFGYTSLALRSMFGTNNGIAGQVLVNFGTDEQKSEWLERIASGDVVASFALTEPEAGSNPAGLTTRAVLKDGSWTINGTKRFITNAPLADLFVVFARTRPADETGTGIAVFLVPADTAGVVVGPKDKKMGQEGAWTAEVAFDDVTVPESALVGGSEEAGYRAAMTSLARGRVHIAALAVGSAQRALDESVAFAAVTKQGGTPIGDFQLVQAMIADQQVGVSAGRALVRDAARKYVSGEDRRISPSVAKLYCTEMAGKVADLAVQVHGGTGYMRDVPVERIYREVRLLRLYEGTSEIQQLIIGGGLVREAKKAL